In the Drosophila takahashii strain IR98-3 E-12201 chromosome 3R, DtakHiC1v2, whole genome shotgun sequence genome, one interval contains:
- the Rim gene encoding uncharacterized protein Rim isoform X8: MDEMPDLSHLTPHERMQIENVLMRQKQEEEKQNEVMRRKQDEVVTLEMQIRQRSEQQKKAGVELDATCHICLKTKFADGVGHICHYCNIRCCARCGGKVTLRSNKVIWVCILCRKKQELLSKTGQWINKTAAQQDGFIRRIEPDGSSDISQHPIVDPHDTTDKRPKLERTRSAAEKENLPMQRAGSMLRRQYSQQEQPTNRRLSASDSGMDPMMSPGQQMQQMHHHQQQQQQQQQQQQRSRMQPMNPQQAQQGYGMQQQQQSRSGGAYPDDDPRYYQGELDGLMRQHPHLAHPSQVQPQHPPQSQSQHQQQQQSQHQHQHQQHQQQQQHLMPQQHRQSPQQHPQQQQQQQFAARQQQQQQVQQSYQAQIHQQPQQHQQHQQMQQQHGQQMGGYQKPPPLTRNLTISGGHAMDSSAYSQQQQQQQQQQQRRALAGSQYASQQQRSFSSSEEEFQHQLLAAQAQAAGSGGVATVTAGSDYDGGRLQVRTSLDPWRQQRSLNERDLISGSAGGGGGGGVGGADFRHLSHATQRLYASADQRDRYELQLQHRERLEQYPLTRTARLDVQQRNSLNRSNHERQFSTSGGGGGASGGAAGVYRRAPPLAAAGGGGSSSSSTTSSSYYPQTKPQIVIGPAAMAAAAAADAQGQAARSNQRGGLLGATRGGGGGSSSVSSTEAAYWDEPATSSSSSAAQDSRRFTERRIKKTVRFDAAEEEAASIMAAAGGSLPPVTGILPSTAVDVGAATILSSGKSLESGGGDWSRWEAERQGSQDSATKDSGIDTSSTFTSSEDSNRGDGPKNPVNWQTSADNTRLIGHMILRKYYDGEDILGLKVNGGQLLGGTGGTGGSGVGGPCGAIVEKVKRGSVADLEGRIRPGDEILEWNGRGLHNKSADEVYDIIDESRLDAQVELIVSRPIGSGGGSGGSSSNVSPISGASGGSASASAHSVPARRSSANFPHSGLASSMAGSAVVSSGGRYLQRKAPAVEAIEIHRDKPSVLITSPGSPDIHTSVSGPGSVSGSVAGSGSGSGSGIRQRGGVGQTQRLGPSHSTHSHSSSGSGSGSGSSTSSVHAPASAHGPAHASASASGSAPGGLYGTTTAGHHHHPHHYHPHQHPHPHQHPHQGPPAAAHLQGHAVGGGIGMGSGSGTTTQPIPIEGRLQLKLGYDQNTLQLIVTLVCATGLSLRQSGAGRNPYAKVFLLPDRSHKSKRRTKTVGTTCEPRWGQTFVYSGLRRCDLNGRLLEVTLWDYVRYGANDFIGEVVIDLAHHILDDEAEWYQLQPHQDTSYLLRDEGSDVDGLILTPTDHLSPPSTMSRLSDSDTTSDCDIDGMTPGASISSMGSSASPPPLLELDLNERRSRRDMSPQGRKRVAGMVARDYRTVSGIGQSYHNQASATGYYRRGGGNGIGSAIGPGGMSLSQRSHSAAPSDGYHSSSGGGGVGGVPSGGSAYGYRSTSPRRGSLSPPDDRYIDYPVLPVHGSPNAPSVYQGGASSAAAAASQQQRFQSRSATATPTGSPKKRQLPQVPQTSRSAMLRDRLGQEFDERLASGGRFGRHRTRQPHHQATYRSTGMGGWERHYTGLSDSDLHSMDARMRPRHSLSPDKDFMGEFGDSDMESVVSVTSSAFSTQSERPRTSRGLSFPRNWRNLFGVRNSFLSGAGGGEPITGLRLHPSEPLGRANTIEVDDCDYLPMGGAQQLVLLEQLEQLQQLAALAAADSPPISAGIGMPAPPPPLLAPPHQVLVTDANSGQLVEQFFVEPGTMAEEMMMIEPLDPLDPFDPLLHPHSAFYSQSPHFDIDISYPPSRRSNGQKPNVQATAAAAAYPLPLLPSFEQFKRITTPITNLFRSSSPSSGLHGHAHAHDHASAAPSSLVGYVRDHQDKSCSHCQNGSQPVVLSTHHPLHLTTATGIAIGACQDPCCLMDAHPHPQHQPMHQPPPPLAPPTSDPAMCGECVDQHFLGGLTGPQMNLGVVPTYHVHTPTPNAHRRARGQMATPAPPPTQSVLRLSRQLSEDALVSAIPISEAKAQPTSILKKPKLERRRLFHEGQSRSLDYDDLHTKSWGRRRIRYEDEVMPSSADYPYPHPNPYGSHSPMTAAMSRRYGSETNIRQSYMGANVDASHPLSHSHFLVTDDKIVTITYDSDVGWTRRGVAPSLFRGAHRQRGLADARHHMSLDLQRTSQQKLYGPAAPYLKRRRNLPHPPSAQNAHNFSPMEQGSAMGMEQGNNGMGSGGAAHNTTGTHNSNHHTTTNHHNSQASSVSVSQSHNQQQQQNQQQQQSVRQKGKEGTTANSGSMMASMASEQLTKSSSGSGGATSAAAAGHLVVGGTNANNASSSSFANPQPPPPQQQLLQQQQQQLHGSPNNINNNNKRAPSSTPQQNTNNTDANNLTLDATQQQLQQQQPPSQQQQPPNTCTNLITNTTTTLTTTTTTSSNATNAATTTTATTTTTATTTNATTTATNPTTTTTNNTNEPNATTTTTTNADADADADAPLDAIDWDAIDAMLDDDFSEYDKDKNGGEEAGVSKSAEGGGAEDKVDGSLSDTANDRKKGGGVDQERSPKGGSGMGKKSNSTSQLSATGRKRRMGFGKKGKNSFTVHRSEEVLPGDITRELRSGGGGGGLGVSLGGAGGSGAGGSGGAGGGGLSRGSSSEADAIEQFFGDGAGGERFSPSLRNDGALNEFVDGLGPGQLVGRQVLGAPSLGDIQLSLCHQKGCLEVEVIRARGLQQKAQSKMLPAPYVKVYLVSGKRCVDKMKTSSARRTLDPLYQQQLVFKQSYTGCILQITVWGDYGRIEKKVFMGVAQIMLDDLNLSNIVIGWYKLFGTTSLGRPIVWAGESVIMEEPGE, from the exons ATGGACGAAATGCCCGACCTGTCGCACCTCACGCCCCACGAGCGGATGCAGATCGAGAATGTCCTTATGCGCCagaagcaggaggaggagaagcagAACGAGGTCATGCG GCGCAAGCAGGACGAAGTGGTCACGCTGGAGATGCAAATCAGACAGCGCTCCGAGCAGCAGAAGAAGGCCGGCGTCGAGCTGGATGCCACCTGTCACATATGCCTTAAGACCAAGTTCGCCGACGGCGTTGGCCACATTTGCCACTACTGCAACATCCGCTGCTGCGCCCGGTGCGGCGGCAAGGTGACGCTCCGCAGCAACAAG GTCATTTGGGTGTGCATTCTGTGTCGCAAGAAGCAGGAGCTGCTCTCCAAGACGGGCCAATGGATCAACAAGACGGCGGCCCAGCAAGACGGTTTCATCCGACGCATCGAGCCGGATGGCAGCAGC GACATATCGCAGCACCCCATCGTGGATCCGCACGACACCACGGACAAGCGGCCCAAGCTGGAGCGGACTCGCAGTGCCGCCGAGAAGGAGAACCTGCCGATGCAGCGGGCGGGCAGCATGCTGAGGCGCCAGTACtcgcagcaggagcagcccaCCAACCGCCGCCTCTCGGCCTCCGACAGCGGCATGGATCCCATGATGAGTCCCGGCCAGCAGATGCAGCAgatgcaccaccaccagcagcagcagcagcagcagcagcagcaacagcagcgctCCCGGATGCAGCCGATGAATCCGCAGCAGGCGCAGCAGGGCTACggaatgcagcagcagcaacagtcgaGATCGGGAGGCGCCTATCCCGACGATGATCCGCGATACTATCAG GGTGAACTGGATGGCCTGATGAGGCAGCATCCCCACTTGGCGCATCCCAGTCAGGTGCAGCCGCAACATCcgccgcagtcgcagtcgcagcaccaacagcagcagcaatctcagcatcagcatcagcaccagcaacatcagcagcaacagcaacatctaATGCCGCAGCAGCATCGCCAGTCACCGCAGCAACAtcctcagcagcagcagcagcagcaatttgcggccaggcagcagcagcagcagcaggtgcagCAATCCTACCAGGCGCAGATACACCAACAgccgcagcaacatcagcaacatcagcagatgcagcagcaacatggccAGCAGATGGGTGGCTACCAGAAGCCGCCGCCTTTGACCCGCAACCTGACCATCAGCGGAGGTCATGCGATGGACTCCAGTGCCTacagccagcagcaacagcagcagcagcagcaacagcagcggaGGGCTTTGGCCGGATCGCAGTACGCATCGCAGCAGCAGAGATCCTTCAGCAGCTCGGAGGAGGAGTTCCAGCATCAGCTGTTGGCCGCCCAGGCGCAGGCGGCGGGatcggggggcgtggccacgGTGACCGCCGGCTCGGATTATGATG GCGGGCGCCTCCAGGTGCGCACCTCTTTGGACCCGTGGCGCCAGCAGCGCAGCCTCAACGAGCGGGACCTGATCAGTGGCTCAGcgggcggtggtggtggtggtggcgtcGGTGGTGCTGACTTCCGCCACCTGTCGCACGCCACCCAGCGGCTGTACGCCTCCGCCGATCAGCGGGATCGCTacgagctgcagctgcagcaccgCGAGCGCTTGGAGCAGTATCCGCTGACGCGCACCGCTCGCCTGGACGTCCAGCAGCGCAACTCGCTGAACCGCAGCAACCACGAGCGGCAGTTCTCCAccagcggcggcggaggaggagcaagtggtggtgctgctggcgTCTACCGACGTGCCCCGCCCTTGGCAGCCGCCGGCGgcggtggcagcagcagcagcagcaccactaGCAGCAGCTACTATCCACAGACGAAGCCGCAGATTGTGATTGGTCCGGCGGCCATGGCGGCGGCTGCGGCGGCAGATGCCCAAGGTCAGGCGGCGCGGAGCAACCAGCGCGGTGGTCTGCTGGGCGCCACGaggggcggcggcggtggcagcAGTTCCGTCAGCTCCACGGAGGCCGCCTACTGGGATGAACCGGCCACCAGTTCCTCCTCATCGGCGGCCCAGGACTCGCGACGCTTCACCGAGCGCAGAATAAAGAAGACGGTGCGTTTCGATGCGGCCGAAGAAGAGGCAGCCTCCATAATGGCAGCTGCCGGTGGTTCACTGCCACCGGTCACGGGAATCCTGCCCTCCACCGCGGTGGATGTGGGTGCAGCCACCATACTGAGCAGTGGCAAGAGCCTGGAGTCCGGAGGAGGTGACTGGTCGCGGTGGGAGGCCGAGCGGCAGGGCAGCCAGGACTCGGCCACCAAGGACTCGGGCATCGATACCAGCAGCACGTTCACCAGCAGCGAGGACTCGAATCGAGGAGATGGGCCCAAG AATCCGGTGAATTGGCAAACATCCGCTGACAATACTCGCCTGATCGGGCACATGATATTGCGTAAATACTATGATGGGGAGGATATATTAGGCTTAAAGGTCAACGGCGGTCAGCTGCTGGGAGGAACGGGAGGAACGGGAGGATCGGGAGTCGGAGGTCCATGCGGGGCCATTGTGGAGAAGGTGAAGCGCGGATCGGTGGCCGATCTCGAGGGAAGGATTCGACCAG GCGACGAGATCCTCGAGTGGAATGGCCGCGGGCTGCACAACAAGAGTGCCGACGAGGTGTACGACATCATCGACGAGAGTCGCCTGGACGCCCAAGTGGAACTGATTGTGAGCCGGCCCATCGGCAGTGGAGGTGGCAGTGgcgggagcagcagcaacgtcAGTCCCATCAGCGGCGCCTCCGGTggatccgcatccgcatccgcccACAGCGTCCCCGCTCGCCGCTCCTCGGCCAACTTCCCGCACAGCGGGCTGGCCAGCAGCATGGCCGGCAGTGCGGTGGTCAGCAGCGGCGGACGTTATCTCCAGCGCAAAG CTCCCGCCGTCGAGGCCATTGAAATCCATCGGGACAAGCCCAGCGTGCTGATCACCTCGCCCGGTTCGCCGGACATCCACACCAGTGTTTCCGGCCCAGGATCGGTATCGGGATCAGTAGCAGGATCAGGTTCAGGATCTGGATCCGGAATCCGGCAACGTGGCGGCGTCGGGCAGACACAGCGCCTGGGACCAAGCCACAGTACCCacagccacagcagcagcgggagtggcagcggcagcggcagcagcaccagcagcgtCCACGCCCCCGCCTCCGCCCACGGCCCCGCCCACGCGTCAGCGTCCGCTTCCGGTTCCGCCCCTGGCGGCCTGTACGGCACAACGACGGcgggccaccaccaccacccgcACCACTACCACCCGCAccagcatccgcatccgcatcagcATCCGCACCAGGGTCCGCCCGCCGCCGCCCACCTCCAAGGCCACGCGGTGGGCGGTGGCATCGGCATGGGCAGCGGCTCCGGCACCACCACGCAGCCCATCCCCATCGAGGGGCGGCTGCAGCTGAAGCTCGGCTACGACCAGAACACGCTGCAGCTGATCGTGACCCTGGTCTGCGCCACCGGACTCTCCCTGCGCCAGAGCGGAGCGGGCCGGAATCCCTATGCTAAA GTGTTCCTTTTGCCCGATCGGAGCCACAAATCAAAGCGGCGAACGAAGACGGTGGGCACCACCTGCGAACCCCGTTGGGGCCAGACCTTTGTCTACTCGGGTCTGAGACGCTGTGACCTCAATGGCCGCCTGCTCGAG GTGACGCTGTGGGACTATGTGCGGTACGGGGCCAACGACTTTATCGGCGAGGTGGTCATCGATCTGGCGCACCACATCCTGGACGACGAGGCCGAGTGGTATCAGCTGCAGCCCCACCAGGACACCTCCTATCTC TTACGTGACGAGGGCAGCGATGTGGACGGTCTGATACTGACACCGACAGATCATTTATCACCGCCGAGCACCATGTCGCGTCTGAGCGACTCGGACACGACGTCCGACTGCGACATCGATGGAATGACTCCGGGGGCCAGCATCTCGTCGATGGGCAGCTCAGCGAGTCCGCCGCCCCTGCTAGAG CTCGATCTAAACGAGCGTCGTTCCCGACGTGACATGTCGCCCCAGGGCCGCAAACGGGTGGCCGGGATGGTGGCCCGCGACTACCGCACTGTATCTGGCATTGGACAAAGTTACCACAATCAG GCCTCTGCCACCGGCTACTATCGTCGCGGAGGTGGTAATGGTATCGGCTCGGCCATCGGTCCCGGTGGCATGAGCCTCAGCCAGCGGAGCCACTCGGCGGCACCCAGCGACGGTTaccacagcagcagcggaggcggaggagtgGGTGGAGTGCCCTCCGGCGGATCCGCCTACGGCTATCGGAGCACTAGTCCCCGAAGGGGATCGCTCTCGCCACCGGACGACCGCTACATAGACTATCCAGTGCTTCCAGTTCACGGCTCGCCCAACGCCCCATCGGTCTACCAGGGCGGTGCGTCCtcagcggcggcggctgcctcgcagcagcagcgattCCAGTCGCGATCGGCCACAGCCACGCCCACAGGATCGCCCAAGAAGAGGCAACTACCACAG GTGCCGCAGACCTCTCGCAGTGCCATGCTGCGCGATCGACTCGGGCAGGAATTCGACGAGCGGCTGGCCTCGGGCGGCCGCTTTGGACGACACCGAACACGACAGCCGCACCACCAGGCCACGTACCGCAGCACCGGAATGGGCGGCTGGGAGCGCCATTACACGGGACTGTCGGACAGCGATCTGCACTCGATGGACGCCAGGATGCGGCCACGGCACTCGTTGTCGCCGGACAAGGACTTTATGGGCGAGTTCGGCGACTCGGACATGGAGTCGGTGGTCAGCGTGACCTCCAGCGCCTTCTCCACGCAGTCGGAGCGCCCGCGCACCTCGCGAGGACTCAG CTTCCCGCGCAACTGGCGCAACCTCTTTGGCGTCCGCAACAGTTTCCTCAGCGGAGCCGGAGGCGGCGAACCCATCACCGGACTGCGGCTGCACCCATCGGAGCCATTGGGAAGGGCCAACACCATCGAGGTGGATGACTGTGACTATCTGCCGATGGGCGGTGCCCAGCAATTGGTTTTGCTGGAGCAGctggagcaactgcagcagctggcTGCTCTGGCCGCAGCAGATTCTCCACCCATTTCGGCCGGCATTGGAAtgccagcaccaccaccaccactatTGGCACCACCACATCAGGTGCTGGTGACCGATGCCAACAGCGGCCAGCTGGTGGAGCAGTTCTTCGTGGAGCCCGGCACAATGGCCGAggagatgatgatgatcgAGCCACTCGATCCACTCGATCCATTCGATCCACTTTTACATCCCCATTCCGCCTTCTACTCGCAATCGCCCCATTTCGACATCGACATCAGCTATCCACCATCACGACGGTCGAACGGACAGAAACCGAACGTACAAGCcaccgccgctgccgctgcctatccgctgccgctgctgccgagCTTTGAGCAATTCAAGCGCATTACCACGCCCATCACGAATCTCTTCCGCAGCTCCTCGCCCTCCTCGGGTCTCCACGGGCACGCCCATGCCCATGACCACGCCTCCGCGGCGCCCAGTTCACTGGTGGGCTATGTGCGCGATCACCAGGACAAGAGCTGCAGCCACTGCCAGAATGGAAGTCAGCCGGTGGTGCTGTCCACGCACCACCCCCTTCATCTGACCACCGCCACGGGTATAGCGATTGGAGCCTGCCAGGATCCCTGCTGTCTGATGGATGCCCATCCCCATCCGCAGCACCAGCCCATGCAccagccaccaccaccactagCACCACCCACCTCGGATCCCGCGATGTGCGGCGAGTGTGTGGATCAGCACTTTCTGGGCGGGCTGACGGGACCACAAATGAATTTGGGCGTGGTGCCCACCTACCATGTGCACACGCCCACCCCGAATGCCCATCGGCGGGCGAGGGGTCAAATGGCCACGCCGGCACCACCGCCCACTCAATCGGTGCTTCGGCTATCGCGACAGCTGAGCGAAGACGCCCTGGTGTCAGCCATTCCCATCTCGGAGGCCAAGGCTCAACCCACTTCGATACTCAAGAAACCGAAGCTGGAGCGCAGGCGACTCTTTCACGAGGGTCAGTCGCGTTCGCTGGACTACGATGATCTGCACACGAAGAGCTGGGGTCGCCGGCGCATTCGGTACGAAGACGAGGTGATGCCCTCGTCGGCGGACTACCCGTATCCGCACCCGAATCCCTATGGCAGTCACTCGCCCATGACGGCGGCGATGTCGCGTCGCTATGGCTCCGAAACGAATATACGTCAGTCGTATATGGGCGCCAATGTGGATGCCAGCCATCCGTTGAGTCACTCGCATTTCCTGGTAACCGATGACAAGATTGTGACCATTACCTATGACTCGGATGTGGGCTGGACGagaaggggcgtggcgccGTCCCTATTTAGGGGGGCGCACCGGCAACGTGGATTGGCGGATGCCAGACATCATATGTCGCTGGACTTGCAGCGAACCAGCCAGCAGAAGTTGTACGGTCCGGCGGCTCCTTACCTGAAGCGCCGAAGGAATCTGCCGCATCCGCCGAGTGCGCAGAATGCCCACAATTTTTCACCAATGGAGCAGGGTTCGGCAATGGGAATGGAGCAGGGCAACAACGGAATGGGCAGCGGTGGTGCTGCACACAACACTACCGGTACACACAATAGCAACCACCACACCACTACCAACCACCACAATAGCCAAGCGAGTAGTGTTAGTGTTAGCCAAAGTCacaatcaacaacaacaacagaatcaacaacaacaacaatcagTTAGGCAAAAAGGGAAAGAAGGCACCACCGCCAACAGCGGATCGATGATGGCATCGATGGCATCGGAGCAGCTGACGAAATCTAGTAGTGGGAGCGGTGGTGCAAcatctgctgccgctgctgggcATTTGGTCGTCGGTGGTACTAATGCTAATAATGCTTCTTCTTCCTCTTTTGCAAATCCccaaccaccaccaccacaacaacaactactacaacaacaacaacaacaacttcaTGGATCACCCAATAAtatcaacaacaataacaaacgtGCCCCATCATCAACACCACAACAAAACACCAACAACACTGACGCTAACAACCTGACGCTTGACGCCACACAAcaacaattacaacaacaacaaccaccttcacaacaacaacaaccaccaaATACATGCACAAATCTTATCAcaaatacaacaacaacattaacaacaacaaccacaacatCGTCGAATGCAACGAATGCGGCGACAACGACaaccgcaacaacaacaacaactgcgacaacaacaaatgcTACAACAACTGCCACAAATCccacgacaacaacaacgaataACACGAACGAACCAAacgcaacaacaactacaacaacgaacgctgatgcggatgcggacgcGGATGCTCCGCTGGACGCCATCGACTGGGATGCAATCGATGCGATGCTGGATGATGATTTTAGCGAGTACGACAAGGACAAGAACGGAGGTGAAGAGGCTGGCGTTTCCAAGTCAGCTGAGGGCGGTGGTGCCGAAGATAAAGTCG ATGGCAGCCTATCGGACACCGCCAACGACCGGAAGAAGGGCGGCGGCGTCGACCAGGAGCGATCCCCCAAGGGGGGCAGCGGCATGGGAAAGAAGTCGAACTCCACATCGCAGCTTTCGGCCACAG GTCGTAAAAGACGTATGGGCTTTGGAAAGAAGGGTAAGAACTCGTTCACGGTGCACCGCAGCGAAGAAGTGCTGCCCGGCGATATAACGCGGGAACTGCGGAgcggtggtggcggtggcggACTGGGCGTTAGCCTCGGCGGTGCCGGTGGCTCAGGCGCCGGTGGTTCAGGCGGCGCCGGCGGTGGCGGCCTGTCCCGCGGCTCGTCCTCGGAGGCGGACGCCATCGAGCAGTTCTTCGGCGATGGCGCCGGCGGGGAAAG ATTCTCCCCCTCGCTGCGCAACGATGGAGCCCTCAATGAGTTCGTGGATGGCCTGGGACCCGGTCAACTGGTGGGTCGCCAAGTGCTGGGAGCTCCCTCGCTGGGCGACATCCAGCTATCGCTGTGCCATCAAAAGGGCTGTCTGGAGGTGGAGGTCATTCGGGCCAGGGGCTTACAG CAAAAAGCCCAGTCGAAAATGCTGCCTGCTCCTTATGTAAAAGTTTACTTGGTGTCCGGAAAACGCTGTGTGGACAAAATGAAGACCTCCTCGGCTAGACGTACCCTGGATCCACTGTACCAGCAGCAGTTGGTATTCAAACAGTCCTACACCGGTTGCATACTACAG ATAACCGTGTGGGGCGACTATGGACGCATCGAGAAGAAGGTGTTTATGGGCGTGGCGCAGATAATGCTCGACGATCTGAATCTGTCGAATATCGTGATCGGCTGGTACAAGCTCTTTGGCACCACCTCACTG GGTCGTCCGATCGTTTGGGCCGGCGAATCGGTTATTATGGAGGAGCCGGGCGAATAA